From one Musa acuminata AAA Group cultivar baxijiao chromosome BXJ2-6, Cavendish_Baxijiao_AAA, whole genome shotgun sequence genomic stretch:
- the LOC135614798 gene encoding protein MEI2-like 2, whose product MEPASENSVPIWTTRKAENAWVIPSSSNALYVSSDVSLFSSSLPVLRHDKLNFRDSHVGIQSTVNAASKLKKLNNDMEGKDPLDDLDLQEIGVMLPDDEEALLSGIMDDFDLNGLPGQVDELEDYDLFGSVGGMELDSDPTESIAIGVAKSSVSDGSLGNGFNQYSLPNGVGTISGEHPYGEHPSRTLFVRNINSNVEDSELQLLFEQYGDIRSLYTACKHRGFVMISYYDIRSARSAMRALQNKPLRRRKLDIHFSIPKDNPSDKDMNQGTLVIFNLEHSVSNDDLKQIFGAYGEVKEIRETPHKRHHKFIEFYDVRAAEAALRSLNKSDIAGKRIKLEPSRPGGSRRSLMQQLTHELEQDETRVYRHHGGLSTANSPPGPWAQFSSPNDNNPLQIFSKSPSGAAMSPIGNNDMSGLSSLLSPKISSVKIAPIGKDQNRASHPDQISSSSSPFLGGGYQQSHSFPDHGHGVLTSTPGNLTSFGPSTPNASGVGSLTGPQFLWGNLTSYMDNVQSSSWQSRATGSSIMSNGQGQAHSFLYSSHHGSFLGSSHNQHPHHVGSAPSVPFVRQYGFFPESPKTSLMNQVPFRNIGINQNGGSLHINMTPRATVNEGIISGNMPDNSSPNVRMMPSQRFGPVLFHNAPYSGPSSIGINGLVDRNRSRRADNPGIQLDNKQYQLDLEKIIKGEDTRTTIMIKNIPNKYTSKMLLAAIDETHKGAYDFLYLPIDFKNKCNVGYAFINMVSPAHIISFYEGFNGKKWEKFNSEKVASLAYARIQGRAALVAHFQNSSLMNEDKRCRPILFDSEGAEAGDQELFPLSSTRVHQEDRTVNLLQSAQGISPNGNPEKSAFSATSSED is encoded by the exons ATGGAGCCGGCCTCGGAGAATTCTGTCCCGATAT GGACTACGAGGAAGGCTGAAAATGCATGGGTTATTCCATCCAGCTCCAATGCACTTTATGTATCAAGTGATGTTAGCCTGTTCTCAAGCTCATTGCCTGTGCTTCGTCATGATAAAT TGAACTTTAGAGATTCACATGTTGGTATTCAATCAACCGTCAATGCAGCTTCTAAATTGAAAAAGCTGAACAATGATATGGAGGGCAAGGATCCCTTGGATGATCTTGACCTTCAAGAGATTGGGGTCATGTTACCTGATGATGAAGAAGCTCTTTTGTCTGGCATAATGGATGATTTTGACCTTAATGGGTTACCTGGTCAAGTTGATGAGTTGGAAGATTATGATCTATTTGGCAGTGTAGGAGGTATGGAATTGGATTCTGATCCTACAGAAAGCATTGCAATTGGTGTGGCAAAGTCAAGTGTCTCTGATGGGTCTTTAGGCAATGGGTTTAATCAGTACAGTCTTCCTAATGGTGTCGGGACTATTTCGGGGGAGCACCCGTATGGTGAGCATCCTTCGAGAACCCTATTCGTGCGGAACATCAACAGTAATGTTGAAGACTCTGAATTACAGCTGCTCTTTGAG CAATACGGAGACATTCGAAGTCTTTATACTGCATGTAAGCATAGGGGATTTGTGATGATATCTTACTATGATATACGATCTGCTCGATCTGCCATGCGTGCATTACAGAACAAGCCCTTAAGACGGAGaaagcttgacatacatttttcaATCCCAAAG GATAACCCATCGGACAAAGATATGAACCAAGGAACTCTTGTGATATTCAATTTGGAACATTCAGTTTCTAATGATGACCTTAAGCAAATATTTGGGGCATATGGGGAAGTTAAAGAG ATAAGGGAGACTCCTCACAAACGGCACCACAAATTTATTGAGTTTTATGATGTTAGAGCAGCAGAAGCTGCCCTTCGGTCATTGAACAAGAGTGACATAGCTGGCAAACGGATAAAGTTGGAACCCAGCCGTCCTGGTGGATCTCGTAGGAG CTTGATGCAACAACTGACTCATGAGCTGGAACAGGATGAAACCAGAGTTTATCGGCATCACGGGGGCCTGTCCACTGCCAATTCGCCTCCAG GTCCATGGGCACAATTCAGTAGTCCAAATGATAACAATCCACTACAAATTTTTAGTAAGTCCCCTAGTGGTGCAGCAATGAGCCCTATTGGAAATAACGATATGTCTGGATTATCTTCTCTACTCTCTCCAAAGATATCTTCTGTGAAGATTGCGCCAATTGGGAAGGACCAAAATAGGGCCAGTCATCCTGACCAGATAAGCTCTAGCAGCAGTCCTTTTCTGGGAGGTGGATATCAACAGTCTCATTCCTTCCCAGATCACGGTCATGGAGTGCTGACTTCGACCCCAGGAAATTTAACTTCTTTTGGTCCTTCGACTCCAAATGCATCTGGTGTTGGAAGTCTGACTGGCCCACAGTTTCTATGGGGTAATTTGACTTCTTACATGGACAATGTGCAGTCTTCTTCTTGGCAGTCTCGAGCTACAGGAAGTTCAATCATGTCAAATGGACAAGGGCAAGCGCACAGCTTTCTCTATTCAAGCCATCATGGCTCATTCCTGGGGTCATCACACAATCAGCATCCACATCATGTTGGATCAGCTCCATCTGTTCCTTTCGTGAGGCAGTATGGATTTTTCCCCGAGTCACCAAAGACATCCTTGATGAACCAGGTCCCATTTCGAAACATTGGGATTAACCAAAATGGTGGTAGTTTACATATAAATATGACTCCTCGGGCCACAGTGAATGAAGGCATTATATCAGGAAATATGCCAGATAATAGTTCACCGAATGTGCGAATGATGCCCTCTCAGAGATTTGGACCTGTGCTCTTTCACAATGCTCCCTATTCTGGCCCAAGTTCCATTGGCATCAATGGTCTAGTTGATCGTAACCGCAGTCGGCGAGCTGACAACCCAGGGATCCAACTTGATAACAAGCAGTATCAGCTTGACTTGGAGAAAATCATTAAGGGGGAAGACACTCGAACAACGATAATGATAAAGAACATTCCAAATAA GTACACCTCGAAGATGCTTTTAGCTGCAATAGATGAAACTCACAAAGGCGCTTATGACTTTTTGTACTTGCCAATTGATTTTAAG AATAAATGCAATGTGGGTTATGCATTTATAAACATGGTTTCTCCTGCACACATAATATCCTTTTATGAG GGATTCAATGGGAAGAAGTGGGAGAAGTTCAACAGTGAGAAGGTTGCCTCTCTGGCATATGCACGAATCCAGGGTCGAGCAGCACTTGTTGCCCACTTCCAGAACTCTAGCTTGATGAATGAAGATAAGAGATGTCGCCCTATTCTTTTTGATTCTGAGGGAGCAGAAGCTGGTGATCAG GAACTCTTTCCATTAAGTAGTACACGTGTTCATCAAGAAGATAGGACTGTCAACCTACTTCAGAGTGCACAAGGAATCAGTCCAAATGGGAATCCAGAGAAGAGCGCCTTTTCTGCAACTAGTTCGGAGGACTAG
- the LOC135614799 gene encoding cytochrome P450 CYP72A616-like, with product MMAEMLRLALLACSLAVLLFSCFKVAYSLWWKPKALERHLRQQGIRGNPYRFFYGDLKDDMHARIIASSKPMDLSHQFVPRVAPLLHQIVQKYGKISVVWIGTTPRVIIYDPELMTKVLLDRMQQFRKSRLNPLVKLIGMGVPTLDGEEWARRRRVINPAFHLEKLKEMAPAFLKSCVDMVERWQNLTSPEGSCEVDVWNEFQNLTADIISRTAFGSSYKEGKKIFELQKEQAVLVMEGARAPYVPGFRFVPTAKNKRRMHIHREIKSMLMDMINKKLDSIAKGESTADDLLGLLVQYSNDKDHGNCSITTDDVIEECKLFYFAGQETTSVLLTWTLILLSIYPTWQQRAREEVVSVCGKNSPDFESTSRLKTVTMILHEVLRLYPPATGILRRTIKTTKLGGFSFPAGIELFLPILLIHHDRETWGEDAEEFKPERFSEGVSKASRTPNAFVPFGWGPRICLGQSFAMIEAKMALACVLQHFSFELSPSYAHAPHDVVTLQPQSGAQLILHQL from the exons ATGATGGCAGAGATGCTCCGTCTTGCTCTACTTGCATGCTCACTCGCTGTGCTTCTCTTCTCTTGCTTCAAGGTGGCATACTCCCTGTGGTGGAAGCCCAAGGCATTGGAAAGGCATTTGAGGCAGCAAGGCATCAGAGGCAACCCTTACAG GTTCTTTTATGGGGACCTGAAGGATGACATGCACGCCAGAATTATAGCCTCGTCCAAGCCAATGGATTTGTCCCACCAGTTCGTTCCTCGTGTTGCTCCCCTTTTGCATCAGATAGTTCAGAAATATG GAAAGATATCTGTTGTTTGGATTGGAACGACACCCAGAGTGATCATTTATGACCCGGAGTTGATGACGAAAGTGCTACTTGATCGAATGCAACAGTTTCGAAAGTCTCGTCTCAACCCTCTTGTAAAGCTTATAGGCATGGGGGTGCCTACGCTCGACGGAGAGGAATGGGCCAGACGGAGAAGGGTCATCAACCCCGCATTCCATCTCGAGAAACTGAAG GAAATGGCGCCTGCATTCCTGAAAAGCTGCGTCGATATGGTAGAGAGATGGCAGAACTTAACCAGCCCTGAAGGATCTTGCGAAGTCGATGTATGGAACGAATTCCAGAATCTGACAGCGGATATCATATCTCGAACGGCTTTCGGGAGTAGCTACAAGGAAGGCAAGAAGATCTTTGAACTACAGAAGGAGCAAGCTGTTCTGGTGATGGAAGGAGCTCGGGCTCCATATGTTCCAGGCTTCAG ATTCGTACCAACCGCGAAGAACAAAAGGAGAATGCACATACACAGGGAGATCAAGAGCATGTTAATGGATATGATCAACAAAAAATTAGACTCTATTGCGAAGGGCGAATCCACCGCTGATGATTTGCTAGGCTTGCTGGTGCAATATAGCAACGACAAGGATCACGGCAATTGCAGCATTACAACTGACGATGTGATCGAGGAATGCAAGCTCTTTTACTTTGCCGGCCAAGAGACGACATCGGTGCTGTTGACATGGACATTGATTCTTCTATCCATTTACCCAACATGGCAGCAGAGAGCACGAGAAGAAGTTGTGAGCGTCTGCGGCAAGAATTCGCCTGACTTCGAGTCTACAAGCCGCCTAAAGACT GTAACCATGATATTGCATGAGGTTTTGAGGTTGTATCCGCCTGCGACTGGCATTCTCCGGCGAACCATCAAGACCACAAAATTGGGAGGCTTCTCATTCCCTGCTGGAATTGAGCTTTTCCTGCCCATACTCCTCATCCACCATGACCGAGAAACATGGGGGGAAGATGCAGAAGAGTTCAAACCGGAGAGATTCTCAGAAGGTGTTTCGAAGGCATCAAGGACTCCAAATGCGTTCGTTCCTTTCGGATGGGGTCCAAGGATTTGTTTGGGCCAGAGCTTTGCCATGATAGAAGCAAAGATGGCTTTGGCTTGCGTTCTCCAGCATTTCTCCTTTGAACTGTCACCTTCCTACGCCCATGCCCCTCACGATGTCGTCACTCTGCAACCACAGTCTGGAGCTCAACTTATCCTACATCAACTCTGA
- the LOC103987746 gene encoding transcription factor bHLH144-like — protein MQRNPRYFAGKAPPEDAFDVSGYGFDSTVAGHEHHHDFPSPLNNIEFQPSETCPRNFVIFDQTCHRSRVMFHPSLAHKLGSPGLDVHGSHAYEAGKSAYRDDDEDAEDIDALLSSEEGEGDDVVSTGRTPGSWGSSSPDTACSSRPKSASSKKQVSGNVGSSSHKREKMKKMVKTLKGIIPCGDRMDTPAVLDEAVKYLKSLKVEVKKLGMKHLDH, from the coding sequence ATGCAGAGGAACCCAAGATATTTTGCTGGGAAGGCTCCGCCTGAGGACGCGTTTGATGTGAGCGGCTATGGCTTCGACTCCACTGTCGCAGGGCACGAGCATCATCATGACTTCCCTTCTCCGCTGAACAACATCGAGTTCCAGCCATCTGAAACCTGCCCCAGGAACTTTGTCATCTTTGACCAGACATGCCACAGGAGCCGGGTCATGTTCCATCCTTCCCTGGCCCACAAGTTGGGCTCTCCGGGGCTCGATGTCCATGGAAGCCATGCCTACGAGGCTGGCAAAAGCGCGTACAGAGACGATGACGAGGACGCCGAAGATATCGATGCGTTGCTGAGTTCCGAAGAAGGCGAAGGCGATGATGTAGTCAGCACCGGGAGGACGCCGGGCAGCTGGGGAAGCAGCTCGCCGGATACTGCATGCTCGTCGCGACCCAAGTCCGCTTCCTCCAAGAAACAAGTCTCCGGCAACGTCGGCAGTAGTAGCCACAAAagggagaagatgaagaagatggtCAAGACACTCAAGGGCATCATTCCCTGCGGTGATCGCATGGATACTCCTGCTGTTCTCGACGAGGCTGTCAAGTATCTGAAGTCTCTCAAAGTTGAAGTGAAGAAGCTCGGGATGAAGCACCTCGACCACTGA
- the LOC135614801 gene encoding GDSL esterase/lipase At4g10955-like, with translation MVVQFMAKSSVEEDSRGGRDGDPAGVARHPYDFLESGPRNLPSPNWRDLIRSSWRDPNYKRMVIACFIQAAYLLELDRQDKRTEENGLAPNWWKPFKYKLTRTLIDERDGSIYGAILEWDRSAAMADLVPVRPRGAPKAVLALRGTLLKSPTIRRDLQDDLRFLARESLKGSVRFAGALEALQSAVARFGSTNVCIGGHSLGAGFALQIGKASAMQGVFVDCHLFNPPSVSLVMSLRIIGEKASSVVRRMKVVARSGEVAAAAEEAKASETDGSSAEAKRWVPNLYVNNSDYICCYYNDTAGVGANGSPDAVKPIPRNGDAAAKLFVASKGPQRFLEAHGLQQWWSDDMELQLALSHSKLIDRQLRSLYAVSQPHPSSKS, from the exons ATGGTGGTTCAGTTCATGGCGAAGAGCTCCGTAGAAGAAGATAGCAGAGGAGGAAGGGACGGAGATCCGGCTGGGGTGGCCCGGCATCCGTACGATTTCCTTGAGTCGGGTCCTCGCAATCTACCCTCCCCCAATTGGAGAGATCTCATCCGCTCCAGCTG GAGGGACCCGAACTACAAGAGAATGGTGATAGCTTGCTTCATTCAGGCCGCGTACCTGTTAGAATTGGACAGACAAGACAAGAGGACAGAGGAGAATGGCCTCGCTCCAAACTGGTGGAAACCATTCAAGTACAAGCTAACACGGACTCTGATCGACGAAAGGGATGGCTCCATCTACGGCGCGATTCTGGAATGGGACCGATCTGCCGCCATGGCCGATCTGGTACCGGTGCGGCCGAGGGGTGCTCCCAAGGCCGTTCTGGCGCTCCGTGGGACGTTGCTGAAGAGCCCTACGATACGGAGGGACTTGCAAGACGATCTCCGCTTCCTTGCACGGGAGAGCttgaagggctccgtcagattcgCGGGAGCACTCGAAGCGCTCCAGTCGGCCGTCGCCCGCTTCGGCAGCACCAACGTGTGCATTGGCGGGCATTCCTTGGGAGCTGGCTTTGCTCTCCAGATCGGCAAGGCATCGGCGATGCAAGGCGTGTTCGTCGACTGCCACCTGTTCAACCCTCCCTCGGTCTCGCTGGTCATGAGCCTAAGGATCATAGGCGAGAAGGCGAGCTCCGTGGTGAGGAGAATGAAAGTTGTGGCTCGTAGCGGTGAGGTCGCGGCTGCCGCAGAGGAAGCCAAGGCTTCGGAAACGGATGGGTCGTCCGCAGAAGCCAAGAGATGGGTGCCGAATCTGTACGTGAACAACAGCGACTACATTTGCTGCTACTACAACGACACCGCCGGTGTTGGTGCAAACGGCAGTCCAGATGCGGTGAAGCCAATTCCTCGCAATGGGGATGCGGCGGCGAAGTTGTTTGTGGCATCGAAGGGGCCTCAGAGGTTCCTGGAAGCTCATGGACTTCAGCAATGGTGGTCGGATGATATGGAGCTACAACTGGCTCTCAGCCATAGCAAGCTCATAGACAGGCAACTGAGGTCCTTGTATGCCGTCTCCCAACCCCATCCCTCATCGAAATCCTAG
- the LOC135614800 gene encoding aspartyl protease family protein 2-like, producing MSSSKAILVWLPLLFCCCLLRPVRSSVSVYNWSSSATHRSRLRGIELPTHLSLEAITSSGEPGCDHQLDGAGSSAGSPSKDRHRPLNGAMESGVEDDEGAKDGAAPALRLQLKHRSTRDAAAADRTKKESLEHSTYRDVLRIETLFRRITERKNQNAISRRAAAADRHPVVPEMSQKAAVATPPELAGRLMASVKSGATLNSGEYFIDVFVGTPSRHFSLILDTGSDLNWIQCLPCHDCFEQHGPVYDPVESSSFRNVSCSDPRCGLVSSPGPPQPCRTAAADGGRDQACPYFYWYGDRSNTTGDLALETFTVNLTAPDGSGADFRRVNDVIFGCGHWNRGMFHGAAGLLGLGRGPLSFSSQLRSLYGHTFSYCLVDRNSDLSVSSKLIFGEDHRLLGDPEMNYTTFVAGKENPIDTFYYVQIESIKVGGEALQIPSATWELAKDGSGGTIIDSGTTLSYFPDPAYRKIREAFVKKVKYPMAVDFTMLNPCYNVSGVSKVELPEFAIKFGDGAVWNFPKENYFIRLDAEEIMCLAILATPQSALSILGNYQQQNFHISYDMKNSRLGFTPRRCAEM from the coding sequence ATGTCTTCCTCCAAAGCAATCCTTGTTTGGCTTCCCCTCCTGTTCTGCTGCTGTCTTCTCCGACCTGTTCGTTCGTCGGTTTCTGTCTACAACTGGAGCTCTTCAGCGACACATCGATCTCGGCTTCGCGGGATCGAATTGCCCACCCACTTGAGCTTGGAGGCCATCACCTCCTCCGGGGAGCCCGGCTGCGACCACCAGCTCGACGGGGCCGGCTCTTCCGCCGGATCGCCGAGCAAAGATAGACACAGGCCATTAAATGGCGCTATGGAGAGCGGGGTGGAAGACGACGAAGGCGCGAAGGATGGCGCGGCACCGGCCTTGAGGCTCCAACTTAAGCATCGGTCCACGAGGGACGCAGCGGCGGCCGACAGGACCAAGAAGGAGTCATTGGAGCATTCGACCTATAGGGACGTCCTCAGAATCGAGACTCTCTTTAGGAGGATCACCGAAAGGAAGAACCAAAACGCCATCTCCCGCCGCGCCGCCGCGGCCGATCGCCACCCGGTCGTTCCGGAGATGAGCCAAAAGGCGGCCGTGGCGACGCCGCCGGAGCTGGCCGGGCGGCTGATGGCCAGTGTCAAATCCGGCGCCACCCTGAACTCCGGCGAGTACTTCATCGACGTCTTCGTCGGTACGCCGTCGCGCCACTTCTCCCTCATCCTCGACACGGGAAGCGATTTGAATTGGATCCAGTGCCTCCCCTGCCATGACTGCTTCGAGCAGCACGGTCCCGTCTACGATCCCGTCGAATCTTCCTCCTTCCGCAACGTCAGCTGCTCCGACCCCCGCTGCGGCCTCGTCTCGTCGCCTGGCCCGCCCCAGCCCTGCCGCACCGCCGCCGCCGATGGCGGCCGCGACCAGGCCTGCCCCTATTTCTACTGGTACGGCGACCGCTCCAACACGACAGGCGACCTCGCCCTGGAGACCTTTACCGTGAACCTCACCGCACCAGACGGGAGCGGTGCAGATTTCCGCCGCGTGAACGACGTCATCTTCGGGTGTGGGCACTGGAACCGCGGGATGTTCCACGGCGCCGCCGGCCTCTTGGGCCTCGGCCGCGGGCCGCTCTCCTTCTCCTCCCAGCTCCGCTCGCTCTACGGCCACACCTTCTCCTACTGCCTCGTCGACCGCAACAGCGACCTCAGCGTCAGCAGCAAGCTCATCTTCGGCGAGGACCATCGGCTGCTCGGCGACCCGGAGATGAACTACACCACCTTCGTGGCCGGGAAAGAGAACCCCATCGACACCTTCTACTATGTCCAGATTGAGTCAATCAAGGTTGGCGGCGAGGCATTGCAGATACCATCAGCGACGTGGGAGCTGGCGAAGGACGGCAGCGGAGGGACTATTATCGACTCCGGCACGACGCTGAGCTACTTCCCCGACCCGGCCTATCGGAAGATTAGAGAAGCTTTCGTCAAGAAGGTGAAGTACCCAATGGCGGTAGACTTCACGATGCTGAATCCTTGTTACAACGTGTCCGGAGTGTCGAAGGTGGAGCTGCCGGAATTCGCGATCAAGTTCGGAGACGGCGCGGTCTGGAACTTCCCGAAGGAGAACTACTTCATCAGGCTGGATGCGGAGGAGATCATGTGCCTGGCGATCCTGGCGACGCCGCAGTCGGCGCTGTCGATACTGGGCAATTACCAGCAGCAGAATTTCCACATTTCGTACGACATGAAGAATTCCCGGCTGGGATTCACGCCGAGGAGATGCGCCGAGATGTAG
- the LOC135614803 gene encoding large ribosomal subunit protein eL20z-like, with translation MSEEEGKSKGQYGTFSGAHDYAQPAIGFPQPVPPPGLTAVHPPPPPPPQQSGPPYYAHGYQAVPGYAPVVEGRPLRLPRLPCCGLGIGWLLFIIGFFLAAIPWYVGAFILLCARIDYREKPGLVACTIAAVLAAIAVIIGATKGADVW, from the exons ATGAGCGAAGAGGAGGGCAAGAGCAAGGGGCAGTACGGCACCTTCTCGGGCGCACACGACTACGCCCAACCCGCCATCGGCTTCCCCCAGCCGGTGCCGCCGCCGGGCCTCACCGCTGTCCACCCTCCACCTCCACCACCGCCGCAGCAGTCTGGGCCCCCCTATTACGCCCACGGCTACCAGGCCGTCCCCG GTTATGCACCTGttgttgaaggaagaccattgagACTGCCACGTCTTCCTTGCTGTGGCTTGGGCATTGGTTGGCTTTT GTTCATAATTGGTTTCTTTCTGGCTGCCATCCCATGGTATGTTGGAGCTTTTATTCTACTTTGTGCTAGAATAGACTACAGAGAGAAACCAGGCTTAGTTGCTTGCACAATTGCG GCAGTTCTTGCTGCGATTGCTGTTATTATTGGTGCAACGAAGGGAGCTGATGTGTGGTGA